The genome window ATCGCATCCGTTAGCACGAAGTGATTTTTAAAAAATAATATTTAACGGTTATTTAAATGTTATTTTGATCACTTCCCAAGTCACAATATGGCGTGTGCTGTTTTTATACCAAACCACTTAATCAATACCGTAGTTGGCAATAGGGATGTTTATTTTTGTTAACGGTTTACTTAAAGATACCTTATTTTAGCGACTTTTGTGCAATTTTTTTTAATTTCAATTCATTTAAATGATATTTACGACAATACATATAAAATTTACGCCAAAACATAGAGTAAAGGTTCTAAATTAACTTTAAAGATGATATTAATAATAGTAAGTTAAATACAGAATAGGTCATTTGAGTTTTATAAACGCTACTTATGAAATTATAAGACTGTACTAATATTTATACTCAACATGTTGAAATAACTTAGTAATTCAGCAATTTTAAAAATACTATGAAGGTAGATTCTATGCAAATCGGTATACCTAGAGAAAGTCTTTCCGGTGAAAATCGCGTATCGGCATCTCCAGCATCAATTCAAGCATTAATTAAGCTTGGGTTTGACGTGATTGTAGAGCAAGGCGCTGGCGATAAAGCCAGTTTTAACGACTCAGTTTATCAAGATGCTGGTGCAACTATTGTAACCAAAGAGCAAGCTTGGCAAGCTGATATTGTGATGAAGGTTAACCAACCTGAATCGACTGAAGTTGAGCTTTTAAAAGATGGCTCTAAATTAGTGAGCTTTATTGCTCCAGCCCAAGCTCCTGAGTTATTAGAGCAGTTGAGTGCTAAAAACGTAGACACTTTAGCGATGGAAATGGTACCTAGAATGACGCGTTCGCAATCGATGGATGCGCTTAGTTCAATGGCAAATATTGCTGGTTACCGTGCTGTTATTGAAGCAACTAATCACTTTGGTCGTTTTTTGACCGGGCAAATAACTGCAGCAGGTAAAATACCACCCGCGAAGGTAATGATTATCGGTGCAGGTGTTGCTGGTCTTGCCGCAATTGGTACTGCGGGTAGTTTAGGTGCGATTGTTCGTGCATTTGATACTCGCCCTGAAGTAAAAGAGCAAATCGAGAGTATGGGCGCCGAGTTCTTAGAACTTGATTATGAAGAAGAAGATACCGGTAGTGGTGATGGTTACGCGAAAGAAATGAGCCAGGCATTTATTGATGCTGAAATGGCCTTGTTTTTAGAGCAAGCGAAAGATGTTGATATTATTATTACCACTGCGATGATCCCTGGTCGTCCTGCACCGAAACTTATCACTGAAGAAATGGTCAATGCGATGAAGCCCGGTTCAATCGTTGTCGATTTAGCCGCACCAGGTGGCGGTAACTGTGAGTTAACGGTTCCTGGCGAAATTAACGAAGTTAATCAGGTTAAAATTATTGGTTATACTGATTTTGTTTCTCGCTTACCAAACCAATCAAGTCAATTATATGCAAATAACTTAGTTAACTTGATGAAGTTATTGTGTAAAGAAAAAGACGGCAACATCAATATCGACTTTGATGATGTGGTGCTGCGTAACATGACTGTTGTTAAAGATGGGGTAGTTACCTTCCCACCACCACCTATTCAAGTTTCAGCGGCCCCGGCTGCCCCTAAAGTTGAAGCGCCAGTTGAAGTGGCAGAAGAAGAGCCAAAATCAAACACCGGTAAATACATCGGCATGGCAGCTGCTGCCGTTGGTTTTACTTGGGTAGCAAGCGTTGCTCCGGCTGATTTCTTATCACACTTTACCGTATTTATTCTAGCTTGTGTTGTTGGTTATCACTTAGTTTGGAACGTGACTCATGCATTACATACCCCGCTTATGAGTGTAACAAATGCTATTTCTGGCATTATTGTTGTCGGTGCCTTACTGCAGGTCGGCAGTGATTCACTTGCCGTACAGGTTCTCGCGGGGATTGCTATCCTCATAGCCTCAATTAATATTGCTGGTGGCTTCTTTGTCACTAAACGTATGCTTAAAATGTTTCGGAAATAGGAGTCGTTAGTATGTCTGAAGGAATTATTACAGCTGCGTATATTATTGCGGCACTATTATTTATTATGAGTCTTGCTGGTTTGAGTAAGCAAGAAACTGCCGAAGCAGGTAACTGGTACGGTATTATTGGTATGTCAATTGCGTTAATTGCTACGGTTGTAAACCCGGCGGTTACCGGAGTACCATTAATTGTTGTTTGTATGGTTGTTGGTGGCCTAATTGGTTTACGTCTAGCCAAAAAAGTTGAAATGACTGAAATGCCGGAGCTAGTTGCTGTGTTGCATAGTTTTGTCGGTTTAGCTGCGGTTTTTGTTGGTTATAACAGCTTTTTAGATCACAGTGTACTAATGGTTGGCTCGGCGCTAACCATACATAATGTAGAAGTATTTTTGGGTGTGTTCATTGGCGCGGTAACTTTTACCGGTTCAATTGTCGCTTTCGCTAAATTGAAAGGTATTATTAATACCTCGGCGCTAATGTTGCCACAACGTCATAAACTGAATTTAATTGCCGGTATAGTTTGTATATACCTGATGGTTGAATTTGTACAAGCTGGCGGTGCGTTAACGCCATTAATTATAATGACGGCTATTGCTTTCTTATTTGGTTGGCACTTAGTTGCATCAATTGGCGGTGCAGATATGCCAGTCGTTGTTTCGATGCTTAACTCATACTCTGGTTGGGCAGCCGCTGCCGCTGGTTTTATGTTAGGTAATGACTTGCTTATCATCACTGGCGCTTTAGTTGGTTCATCAGGTGCAATCCTTTCTTATATTATGTGTAAAGCGATGAATCGTTCATTCATCAGCGTTATTGCTGGTGGCTTTGGCACAGACGTGCAGGTAGCGAAAGATGTCGATTACGGAGAGCATCAAGAAATAACCGCAGAAGCAACTGCCGATTTACTTACCGAAGCAAAGTCTGTGATCATTACTCCAGGTTACGGCATGGCTGTTGCACAAGCACAATACCCGGTGTATGAAATTACCCGTGCATTACAAGAACGTGGTATTGACGTACGTTTTGCTATTCATCCTGTAGCGGGGCGCTTACCAGGGCATATGAACGTATTATTAGCTGAAGCTAAAGTTCCTTATGACATTGTACTAGGCATGGATGAAATTAATGATGATTTCCCTGAAACTGATGTTGTACTTGTTATCGGAGCGAATGATACAGTTAACCCAGCAGCCGCTGAAGATCCAACAAGTCCTATTGCCGGTATGCCGGTTTGTGAAGTTTGGAATGCCAAACAAGTCATTGTCTTTAAGCGTTCAATGAACACCGGTTACGCAGGTGTACAAAACCCATTATTCTTTAAAGACAATACCGCTATGCTATTTGGTGATGCGAAAGACTCGGTAGAGAAAATATTTAAAGCATTATAAAGATAAATCTGCTGCGCATTTTTATATAGACCACTTCGTGGCATTAGTTTAATTAATCAGCCCGCAATTGCGGGCTGTTTTTTTTTACATGGAATTGTACATCAAGGATAATGCCTTTTTTGGAATTTGTAAGATATAATGGTTTTCATATCAATTTAAAAACTACCCCATTTTCAGGAACCAATATGAAAGTAAGCAAAAATACTATCGTTCAATTTCACTATGTACTTAAAACCGAACAAGGCGATGTGATTGAAGATTCAACTGGTGGCGATCCAGTAGCCATTTTATGCGGCCATAAAAATATGATCATCGGCGTAGAAAATGCTTTGGAAGGCAAAGAGAAAGGCGATAAGTTCGATGTTACAGTAAGTCCTGAAGATGGTTACGGCGAATACATCGAAGAAGCAATACAACGCGTACCGGCTAAGCACTTACAAGGCGCTGAAAAATGGGCACCTGGTATGGTGGCCGTTGTTCACACTGAGCAAGGCGAGCGCCAAGTAACTGTTCTTAAAGTTGGTAAGTTTATGGTCACGGTTGATACTAACCATCCATTAGCAGGTCAAACATTAAACTTTAATATTGAAATTATTGATGTACGTGAAGCACAAGAGAGTGAAATTTCGCATGGCCATGCCCACGGTGTTGGCGGACATCACCATTAAGGTTCGTTAAGTTTTAATCGCATTCTGCATAAGTATAAAGTCAACTCAGTACTTATGCAGGACGGTATAATGTTCTTTAAAAAGAATACAGTAAGGCAAGCTGCAAGGTGAATGGACTGTATTGCAAATTATCTAGACGCTGATCTGCAGAGTTTTGTTCTAGATCAGTTAGCTCTATATTAGTGTATTTTAACTCGGTTAACAGGGCCATTTGCCGAGTTAGCTCGAAATCAAAGCCAAACATTAGTTGAAAAACTAAATCACCATCACTTTCTAATGATGCATCTTCAATGTTCGCTTCTACATTAACCTCTGCATTTGTTGTTATCCCAGCCCCTATACCTAAATAAGGACGTAAATTACCTTTTCGCTGTACATGCCAATAACTATTAATGGCTAAATAGCTAACTGTTAAGTCTGCTTTAGCGTCTTCATTTGTGTCAATGCCAACACTGCTAAAAGTCATATCTGCATCATTTTCATGTTGATTGAGACTTAATTCTAACGAGATATTATCGGTAAAAAAATATCCTAATCCGAGAGCAAACGTTAAGCCAGGATCGAGCTCTAGTTCGATTTTTTCACTGCTGCCGGTTATTGAATTCAATTCTGCATCGGTATCATCAAAGGCTGAAACACCAATACTGGGTTTTAAGTACCAAGCACCTTGATTGGCTAAGACATTGAAACTAACTACTATTAGCAACACCAAAATCAATATTTTAATTGATATGCTATTTAATAATTTCATCAATTACACCTCAATAATAAATAGAATTTTTAAACGTATATGTTAATAATAGGTTAAATAGCTTGATTTCGTACAATTCAAACACAAAAAGTAATAATAAAAATTAGGGTACATAATGAATAAGAAAACTAAACTTGCATTGGTAATGATGTCTGTATTGCCGTTATCCATACAAGCTGCTGATATTAAAGTTATTCATGCGGGAGAGTTATTGACTGTTCCTGGTAAAACGGTACTTAAAAATCAAACCATTACCATCACTGATAATAAAATTAGCAATATTCAGCAAGGTTTTATTCGTGCCAAAGAAATTGATGAAAACGCTACTTTTATTGATTTAAAAGATAGTTTTGTGATGCCGGGCTTAATGGATATGCATGTGCACTTGCAATTCGAATATGGTGCTAACAATGCCAGTAGCAAGTTAAAAATGTCGGACGAAGAAATGGCGATGCAAAGTGTAAGCTTTGCAAAGAAAACATTAATGGCAGGTTTTACTACCGTCCGCGATTTAGGCGGCAACCCACAACCTTTATACGCATTGCGTGAAGGCATTAATAAAGAGTGGATAGATGGACCAAGGATCATAGCCGCAGGTCGTGTTTCAGTAACAGGTGGACATTTAGATGTTGATGGTATGCGCCATGATTTAATTGAAAAGTATTCACCTGATACTCTATGTGATGGTGCTAGTGATTGTAGAAAAGCAACAAGAAAAGCGGTGAAGTATGGCGCCGATGTGATAAAAATAGCTTCTACAGGTGGTGTTTTATCCGATACTAATACCGGTACAGGGCAACAAATGGCTGACGATGAAATTAAGGAAATTGTCGATACAGCTCATGCGCTAGGGCGTAAAGTTGCTAGCCATGCCCATGCGGCAAGTGGTATTAATGCTGCACTAAGAGCTGGCGTAGACAGTATTGAACACGGTAGTTACGCAGATGAAGACTCTATCACTTTGTTTAAATATTCAGGTGCGTATCTTGTACCAACGTTATTAGCCGGAGATACAGTGGTTAAAATGGCAAACACCAGTGAATTTATGTCTGAGGCAGTAAAGAGTAAGGCAATAAGAGTAGGCAGCGATATGTTAAAAAACTTTGCTCGAGCCTATCAGGCAGGAGTTAAAATAGCTTTTGGTACTGACTCTGGTGTTTCACGTCACGGTACGAACGCTCATGAGGCAGTTTTAATGTTCAATGCTGGGATGGCGCCGATGGATATTTTAAAATCCGCCACTGTTAATGCCGCCGATCTAATCGATAAAACAGCTACCTTGGGTACCTTAGAAAAAGGTAAATTTGCCGATATTATTGCCATGGATGAAAATCCACTACAAGATATTAGCCAACTTGAAAAGGTTGAATTTGTGATGAAAAATGGCACTGTTTTTAAAAATTTGTAATTAGCTTAGTATTAAATAAAGTGGCCTGTGATGACTGAATTTACTGCAACATTTGCGAAGCAAATTTCATGTGTGAATAAACAGCAATGGCAGGCCATATTCAATGATAGTTATCCTTTTTATCAATATTCATTTTTACATGCGTTAGAAAAAAGCCAGGCTGTTTCCTCTAGTACTGGCTGGCAACCCCAACATTTATTAATTCATGCAGAAAATACTCTTATTGCCGCTATGCCGTGTTATTTAAAACAACACTCGTATGGTGAATATATGTTTGATTGGAATTGGGCGAATGCCTATCAGGCTAATAACATTGAATATTACCCTAAACTGCTCAGCGCTATTCCATTTACTCCTGCAACGGGCAAGCGTATTGCAATTCATCCTGAATTTGAACAGTTTCGACATTCAATATTAGCATTAATAGTCGATGTGCTTGGCCAAACAATGGAGCAGTTACAAGCGTCTAATTTTCAATGTTTATTTTTAGATAAAGCAACAAGTGATAGTCTGCATGAAATTGGATTGTTACAACGCACTGATGTTCAATACCATTGGTTTAACAGAAGTTATTCATCATTTTCTGATTTTCTTGGGTGTATGACTGCACGTAAAAGAAAAATGATCAAAAAAGAACGCCAACAAGTGCTGCAACACGAATTAAGCTTTATTTGGTGTCATGGTAATGAAATCACAGAGCAAGACTGGATAAATTTTTATAACTGTTATCAACAAACGTATCAAAAACGCTCCGGTCACCAAGGTTATTTAAACCTTAGCTTTTTTATTGAGTTATCCCAAGAGTGTACAGACAGTATTTTATTGTTGAAGGCAATCAACAGCAAAGAGAACGTTGTCGCAAGCTCGTTGTTTTTTACCTCTGATACTCATTTATATGGGCGCTATTGGGGGAGCTTGCAAGAGTACGATTTTTTGCATTTTGAAACTTGTTATTATCAAGGCATAGAGCATTGTATCAAACATAATTTACAATGTTTTGATGCAGGCGCTCAGGGTGAACATAAAATTTCCCGGGGTTTTGAGCCAGTTAAACTCTATGGTAATTATTTAATTAGACACTCGGGTTTTAAACGAGCGATCGCTGAGTTTCTCGCTAAAGAGCAACGTTATCACAATGAGTATATTCAATCAGCGAGCTCTTATCTGCCGTTTAAATCGGATAATTGAATTTAACTTTCAATCCTTAACTCGAACAGGTTTCACTTTTAACATTCCGGTAGTCATGCTCACTCCGAATAATATTAACGCCGCGCCCATTAACATTGACAGTGTAACCAGCTCTTGTAAAAACAGAACCCCCCAGATGATACCAAACACTGGGATCAAATAAGCAACGGTGATTGCTTTTTCAGGCCCTAATGAAGCAATTAAACGAAAATATAATATGTAGGCCAGTGCTGTACATACTGCCCCTAAAGTGAGAGTTGAGTACATTGCTAAGTCACTTATTGGCGCTGAAGGCCAAGTAGCGGGTAAGAAAGGGATATATACGACAGCAGCAAAAAATTGGCTACCTGTTGCTATTGCTAAAGAACTGACACCGGTTAGTTTTTTCTTGGTATAACACGCGGCAAAACCGTAATTAAGAGCCGCAATAAGGCCGGCAATAATCGCGATAGCAGTATCATCAAAGCTTAAATCACCTTTACCAACAAATAATACTAATACTCCACTAAAACCAACGATTAAGCCTGCTGTTTTAATAAAGGTTAAGCGCTCCTTTAACCAAATAAAAGCAACCAGGCCTGCAAATATTGGTGCGGTTGCATTTAAAATAGACGTTAATCCTGCACTTAACGTTAATGTTGCATACGCGAGTAATAGAAAAGGTATAGCAGTGTTCGTTATACCAACAATAAATATACCTAGCCAGTTGTTGACCACATCTCTTACTCCTTTGTACATCAATAAGAACGGTAACAAGGCGATAAAGCCTATGGCGGCGCGCATAGCGATTAATGCAACAGGTCCTATTTCAGGCGCAGCAATGCGCATAAACATGAAAGATGCTCCCCAAATGGCAGCAAGTGATATAAGTTGAATTAATTGTGAAAGGTTCATCGTTTAAAAGCGGTAAAGATTAACATGAGGTTAATATACTCGTGTTAAATGTAAAAGGTAATGACTTATTTGTTGTTACGTCTTGAATTTACTCTATTATGCCTTATATAAACGCCTATCTAAGCTTAAATTATCTACCTATAAAATGACAATAAGTATTTCTTTATTCCAAAATCAACTTAAACGAATTGACTCAAGTAAAATATTTCAGGGTTTAGTGATTTCGGTAATTATTATCTCAGCGTTACTCATTGGTGCGAAAACTCATGATTTACCCTCTCAGGTGATCACCGTTTTAGCTTTGTTCGATATGGGCATAACGATATTTTTTGCCATAGAAATTGTCATTCGTTATTTAGCTACAGACAGTAAATCAAAGTTTTTTAAAAATGGCTGGAACATATTCGATAGTTTGATTGTTATTGGTAGCTTGATCCCTGCAGGTGGCTCTGGAGTTTTATTAGCACGCTTGTTGAGAGTGTTTAGAGTATTACGTTTAGTATCTATGGTACCAGAGCTAAGGTTACTCATAAATGCACTGTTAAAAGCCATACCTCGAATGGGCTATATAGCCTTATTAATGTTTGTTATTTTTTATATCTATGCGGCTATTGGTAGTATCTTGTTTCATCAAATTAATGATTTTCTCTGGGGCGATGTTTCAGTCTCGTTGCTTACTTTGTTTCGTGTAGCAACGTTCGAAGATTGGACTGACGTGATGTATGAAACAATGACGGTATATCCGATGAGTTGGGTATATTACATCACCTTTATATTTTTTACTGCTTTCATCTTTTTGAACATGATGGTAGGCACGGTATTAGAAGTCATGGCCGATGAGCATGAAATTGAACGGGCGAAAGCACATGGTGAATCAGCAGATGGCGGCGAGCCAGCAAGTCGAGCACAAATAGACCAGTTACAAGCGCAAGTTATTGAATTAAAAGCGTTGATAACAGAAAAATACAAAACTTAAATATCAATTCAGGCTCAGCAATATTATCATATCTAGCATTAATTCATTTTGTGGTAGTTACACTATACTTACTATCACTTAAAATGATGCTTAGCTAGTAAGCATCAATAATAGGATCACATTTTGATAAATGACGTTGTTGGTTGGTTGAATGGGCTGCTTTGGGGTTATGCCCTGGTGCCTTTACTACTTGTTGCCGGTATTTGGTTTACCGTGCGCTTAAAAGCAATTCAGTTTCGTCATTTCACTCATATGTTCTCAGTAATGAGGCATAGCCGCAGTGGTGATGGTCACGGTATCACTTCTTTTCAAGCATTATGTACTTCCTTAGCTGCACGAGTGGGTACTGGTAACCTTATGGGGGTTGCAATTGCCATTTCTATTGGTGGTCCAGGCGCAATGTTTTGGATGTGGGTGATAGCTATCATCGGCATGGCAACCGCCTTTGCTGAAAGCACTTTAGGTCAGCTATATAAAGAAGAAAATAGTGCCGGGGTTTATCGTGGAGGTCCAGCATTTTACATGCTTAAAGGTTTAAAAAGCCCTGCGTTAGCTCTTATTTTCTCTGTTTGTTTATTTATTGGCTACGGCATCATATTTTCTGCTCCTCAAGCCAACTCTATCGCGGAAGCGTTTAATTATTCCTACAATATTTCCCCGTGGATCACAGGTACATTTTTAACAATTTTTTCAGGAATAATTGTTTTGGGTGGGATGAAGAAAATCGCACGGTTTTCTGAACTCGTAGTACCATTTATGGGGATTGCTTATTTTCTCGTCGCATTATGGGTTATTGGCGCAAATATTAGTGAAATTCCAGCTATATTATCAAATATAGTCAGTTCAGCTTTAGGTTTGCGAGAAGCTGGTGGTGGCATGATTGGTGCGGCGATTATGCAAGGCATTAAACGCGGTTTATATTCTAATGAAGCAGGCATGGGGAGCGTACCCCACGCGGCTGCTGCGGCAACACCTTATCCGCCACATCCTGCCTCGCAAGGTTATGTGCAAATGCTAGGCGTATTTTTTGATACTATTGTACTGTGTACGTGTACTGCAATGATTATACTGTTAAGTGGCATTGAACTAGGTCAAGAGTTCGGCATTCAACTAACTCAACAGGCACTTGAAAATGAAGTTGGTTTTTGGGGCAGCGACTTTATTGCTTTAGCGATATTCTTCTTTGGTTTTACCTCCATGGTTGCAAATTACGCTTATGCTGAAAACTCTTTACCATTTATTAAAATGAACAACAAAATAGGTCGATTAATATTTTTAAGCGTTTTCCTAGGTATGATTTTTTACGGTTCAATTGCAACCTTAGGTGAAGTCATTGCCTTAGCTGACTTGGCAGTAGCGCTAATGACAGTAGTAAACGTAGTTGCCATTATGTTGTTAACCAAAACATTGGTCACACTTGCTAAAGATTACAACAGCCATATTGATAAAGGTGATATTCCACGCTTTATTGCTACCCCAGATCAAGAGCAGGAAATGAATTTAACTAGGGGCATTTGGAGCGAAGAGAATACTCGCATTAAATAGTCTTTATATCTGACTATGTTGAACAGGCCGGTTTTTATTCGCTTGTTCAACGTTTATTCTATGGATGATAAGTCGGCAGTTTTTTGCTATGCTTGCGCCATTATTACCCAATACCAATTGGTATTACCTACCTAAATAAACAGGACACTTCATGAGCTTCGATACTATTGGCTTACCAGATGATTTATTAAATGCGGTAAAAGCATGTGGTTACAAAAGCATGACGCCAATTCAGCAGCGTGCTATTCCTGCGGTTCGAGCAGGTCAAGATGTGTTAGCAAGCGCGCAAACCGGCACAGGTAAAACTGCTGCGTTTGCATTACCCATTATTGAACAACTGCTAAAACATAAAGCATCGACTGTGCCTGTTGTGCGAGCGTTAATTTTAACGCCTACTCGAGAGCTTGCTAAGCAAGTTGCGATGAATATCCGTGAATACACGCAGTTTACGGGGTTAAAAACTGCAGTAGTGTTTGGCGGTGTAGATTCTGCTGGGCAAATCAAAAACTTAAAAGCTGGCGCCGATATTTTGGTGGCAACACCAGGTCGTTTACAAGAACACCTAGAAGCAAGAAACGTTAGTCTTACACAAGTAAAGTTTGCTGTACTTGATGAAGCTGACCGTATGTTAGATATGGGGTTTGTGAAAGATATCGAAACAATCTTGCAATCAATTAAACACCAACATCAAACGCTATTATTTTCAGCCACATTTTCAAATAAAGTAAAATTGCTGACTAAGCAGTTTTTAACTAATCCGCGAATTTTAGAAACGGCAAAGCAAAATGCTACCGCATCCAAAGTTCGCCATTTTGTATATCCTGTGGTTGAAGAGCGTAAGAGTGAAATGCTGGCAGAGTTAATCGGCGTCAATAACTGGCAGCAGGTTATGGTATTTGCTGGCACTAAAGAAAGTGCCAATCAAATTGCCAAAGAGCTAAAACTTGACGGCATAAAAGCGGCTCTTTGTCATGGTGATAGATCACAAGGCTCGCGAAATAAAGCGTTGGAGGATTTTGCTGAGGGTAAAGTTAGAGTACTAGTAGCAACCGATGTTGCTGCCCGCGGCATTGATATAGAAGATTTACAGTATGTGGTAAATTACCACTTACCATTTTTACCGGAAGATTATATTCACCGCATTGGCCGTACAGGTCGAGCAGGTAAGTCGGGAACTGCGATCTCTTTTGTATCACCTAAAGATAATAAATTTTTAGGAAATATAGAAGAAGTTGTCGGTTATAACATTGAGCAGGTAAAACTCAAGGGCTATGAGTTTGATCCACTTGATTATGCATCTAAAGCAGAAAAAAAAGCTGCTGCAAGCAATGCTAGCAGTAGAAATAGATACCAGGCACAGCAAGATAAGAATCGCAGTGTCGCTAAAAAGCGTACGGATATAGGCCGACCTAAAGCCAAGCCGAAACGTAAAGGTCGTTATTCATCAAAATAAAAGCATTAGCGCTGAAAAATACAGATAATGAGTAATAATTCTAACAAAGCTGTTCCACACGCCAAAAGAATAGCAAATGCTGATACGGATCAGTATTATCAAAGTGAGCAAAGCTTGCATCAACACGTTGATCATAGTCTTGCTCACCAAGAAATTGAAACGCCATTTAATTTTCGACACTGCTGTTGGTTTTGCCAAGAGCCAAGTCAATTACGACTGTTATTTCCAAGCACTAAACAGCGCTTAATAGATTGCACTCATCAGGCTATTTCTGTACCTATTTGTGGTGAATGCAAGTCGCTTGCGAAAACGTCGCAGGCAAGTGATATTTACAGATGTAGAGAACAAATTAAAAAAGCACTAGCCAAACGCTATCAGAAAGATTTAGCCATAGGAAAAAACTGGACAAAAGAAGAGCTTGCCAATGCAGGGTTCGAAGGTGGTAGTTTTGAAGGCTTTGCCAGAAGTGGCTGGATGATGTTTGAAATAGCAAGGGATAGAGTTAATTTTTCTGGTTGGCCTTTATGGTGTAATGGTGAGCAAATAGAGGATACAACGCTTGGCAA of Thalassotalea fonticola contains these proteins:
- a CDS encoding Re/Si-specific NAD(P)(+) transhydrogenase subunit alpha, whose product is MQIGIPRESLSGENRVSASPASIQALIKLGFDVIVEQGAGDKASFNDSVYQDAGATIVTKEQAWQADIVMKVNQPESTEVELLKDGSKLVSFIAPAQAPELLEQLSAKNVDTLAMEMVPRMTRSQSMDALSSMANIAGYRAVIEATNHFGRFLTGQITAAGKIPPAKVMIIGAGVAGLAAIGTAGSLGAIVRAFDTRPEVKEQIESMGAEFLELDYEEEDTGSGDGYAKEMSQAFIDAEMALFLEQAKDVDIIITTAMIPGRPAPKLITEEMVNAMKPGSIVVDLAAPGGGNCELTVPGEINEVNQVKIIGYTDFVSRLPNQSSQLYANNLVNLMKLLCKEKDGNINIDFDDVVLRNMTVVKDGVVTFPPPPIQVSAAPAAPKVEAPVEVAEEEPKSNTGKYIGMAAAAVGFTWVASVAPADFLSHFTVFILACVVGYHLVWNVTHALHTPLMSVTNAISGIIVVGALLQVGSDSLAVQVLAGIAILIASINIAGGFFVTKRMLKMFRK
- the pntB gene encoding Re/Si-specific NAD(P)(+) transhydrogenase subunit beta — protein: MSEGIITAAYIIAALLFIMSLAGLSKQETAEAGNWYGIIGMSIALIATVVNPAVTGVPLIVVCMVVGGLIGLRLAKKVEMTEMPELVAVLHSFVGLAAVFVGYNSFLDHSVLMVGSALTIHNVEVFLGVFIGAVTFTGSIVAFAKLKGIINTSALMLPQRHKLNLIAGIVCIYLMVEFVQAGGALTPLIIMTAIAFLFGWHLVASIGGADMPVVVSMLNSYSGWAAAAAGFMLGNDLLIITGALVGSSGAILSYIMCKAMNRSFISVIAGGFGTDVQVAKDVDYGEHQEITAEATADLLTEAKSVIITPGYGMAVAQAQYPVYEITRALQERGIDVRFAIHPVAGRLPGHMNVLLAEAKVPYDIVLGMDEINDDFPETDVVLVIGANDTVNPAAAEDPTSPIAGMPVCEVWNAKQVIVFKRSMNTGYAGVQNPLFFKDNTAMLFGDAKDSVEKIFKAL
- a CDS encoding FKBP-type peptidyl-prolyl cis-trans isomerase, with translation MKVSKNTIVQFHYVLKTEQGDVIEDSTGGDPVAILCGHKNMIIGVENALEGKEKGDKFDVTVSPEDGYGEYIEEAIQRVPAKHLQGAEKWAPGMVAVVHTEQGERQVTVLKVGKFMVTVDTNHPLAGQTLNFNIEIIDVREAQESEISHGHAHGVGGHHH
- a CDS encoding porin family protein, producing the protein MKLLNSISIKILILVLLIVVSFNVLANQGAWYLKPSIGVSAFDDTDAELNSITGSSEKIELELDPGLTFALGLGYFFTDNISLELSLNQHENDADMTFSSVGIDTNEDAKADLTVSYLAINSYWHVQRKGNLRPYLGIGAGITTNAEVNVEANIEDASLESDGDLVFQLMFGFDFELTRQMALLTELKYTNIELTDLEQNSADQRLDNLQYSPFTLQLALLYSF
- a CDS encoding metal-dependent hydrolase family protein, translating into MMSVLPLSIQAADIKVIHAGELLTVPGKTVLKNQTITITDNKISNIQQGFIRAKEIDENATFIDLKDSFVMPGLMDMHVHLQFEYGANNASSKLKMSDEEMAMQSVSFAKKTLMAGFTTVRDLGGNPQPLYALREGINKEWIDGPRIIAAGRVSVTGGHLDVDGMRHDLIEKYSPDTLCDGASDCRKATRKAVKYGADVIKIASTGGVLSDTNTGTGQQMADDEIKEIVDTAHALGRKVASHAHAASGINAALRAGVDSIEHGSYADEDSITLFKYSGAYLVPTLLAGDTVVKMANTSEFMSEAVKSKAIRVGSDMLKNFARAYQAGVKIAFGTDSGVSRHGTNAHEAVLMFNAGMAPMDILKSATVNAADLIDKTATLGTLEKGKFADIIAMDENPLQDISQLEKVEFVMKNGTVFKNL
- a CDS encoding GNAT family N-acetyltransferase; the encoded protein is MTEFTATFAKQISCVNKQQWQAIFNDSYPFYQYSFLHALEKSQAVSSSTGWQPQHLLIHAENTLIAAMPCYLKQHSYGEYMFDWNWANAYQANNIEYYPKLLSAIPFTPATGKRIAIHPEFEQFRHSILALIVDVLGQTMEQLQASNFQCLFLDKATSDSLHEIGLLQRTDVQYHWFNRSYSSFSDFLGCMTARKRKMIKKERQQVLQHELSFIWCHGNEITEQDWINFYNCYQQTYQKRSGHQGYLNLSFFIELSQECTDSILLLKAINSKENVVASSLFFTSDTHLYGRYWGSLQEYDFLHFETCYYQGIEHCIKHNLQCFDAGAQGEHKISRGFEPVKLYGNYLIRHSGFKRAIAEFLAKEQRYHNEYIQSASSYLPFKSDN
- a CDS encoding DMT family transporter, coding for MNLSQLIQLISLAAIWGASFMFMRIAAPEIGPVALIAMRAAIGFIALLPFLLMYKGVRDVVNNWLGIFIVGITNTAIPFLLLAYATLTLSAGLTSILNATAPIFAGLVAFIWLKERLTFIKTAGLIVGFSGVLVLFVGKGDLSFDDTAIAIIAGLIAALNYGFAACYTKKKLTGVSSLAIATGSQFFAAVVYIPFLPATWPSAPISDLAMYSTLTLGAVCTALAYILYFRLIASLGPEKAITVAYLIPVFGIIWGVLFLQELVTLSMLMGAALILFGVSMTTGMLKVKPVRVKD
- a CDS encoding ion transporter, encoding MTISISLFQNQLKRIDSSKIFQGLVISVIIISALLIGAKTHDLPSQVITVLALFDMGITIFFAIEIVIRYLATDSKSKFFKNGWNIFDSLIVIGSLIPAGGSGVLLARLLRVFRVLRLVSMVPELRLLINALLKAIPRMGYIALLMFVIFYIYAAIGSILFHQINDFLWGDVSVSLLTLFRVATFEDWTDVMYETMTVYPMSWVYYITFIFFTAFIFLNMMVGTVLEVMADEHEIERAKAHGESADGGEPASRAQIDQLQAQVIELKALITEKYKT